In Simplicispira sp. 125, one DNA window encodes the following:
- a CDS encoding chemotaxis protein: MKTVQNEVDERTNLTSSNKFELLLFRLGADSALGQSELFGINVFKIREIVAMPSITPIVGATPHSLGVVNLRGQVIPVLDLPSIVGCTPKTGLNIMLVTEYARTTQAFAVESVEDIVRLDWKQVLSAETSGAAHNLVTSIARLDGNTDGTRLAQVLDVEAILQMVSPSENQQVDPQKVGPRLKLKAGTIILAADDSFVARSMIEQELRALQAPYEMTKSGKEAWDRLNALAKSAEAEGKTILDKVSLVLTDLEMPEMDGFTLTRNIKQDARFSGLPVVIHSSLSGSANEDHVRSVGADAYVAKFVAEDLADTIRSVLPR, encoded by the coding sequence ATGAAAACCGTCCAGAACGAAGTTGACGAACGCACCAACCTCACCAGCTCCAACAAATTCGAGCTCCTGTTGTTTCGTCTGGGCGCTGACAGTGCGCTGGGCCAGTCCGAGCTTTTTGGCATCAATGTGTTCAAGATCCGCGAGATCGTGGCCATGCCCAGCATCACGCCCATCGTGGGTGCCACGCCCCATTCGCTGGGAGTGGTCAACCTGCGAGGCCAGGTCATTCCGGTGCTGGATCTGCCCTCCATCGTGGGCTGCACGCCCAAGACCGGGCTGAACATCATGCTGGTGACCGAGTACGCGCGCACCACGCAAGCCTTTGCAGTCGAATCCGTCGAAGACATCGTGCGCCTGGACTGGAAGCAGGTGCTGTCGGCTGAAACCAGCGGAGCGGCACACAACCTGGTCACCAGCATCGCCCGGCTCGATGGCAATACCGATGGCACCCGCCTGGCCCAGGTGCTCGATGTCGAGGCCATCCTGCAAATGGTGTCGCCTTCGGAAAACCAGCAGGTGGACCCCCAAAAGGTGGGGCCACGGCTCAAGCTCAAAGCCGGAACCATCATCCTGGCAGCGGACGATTCTTTCGTAGCCCGCTCGATGATCGAGCAGGAATTGCGGGCACTGCAAGCGCCCTACGAAATGACCAAATCGGGCAAAGAGGCCTGGGACCGCCTGAACGCCTTGGCCAAGAGCGCCGAAGCGGAAGGGAAAACCATTCTCGACAAGGTCAGCCTGGTGTTGACCGATCTGGAAATGCCCGAGATGGACGGTTTCACCCTGACCCGCAACATCAAGCAGGATGCGCGCTTTAGCGGCCTGCCCGTGGTGATCCATTCATCCCTTTCCGGTTCGGCCAACGAAGACCACGTCCGCAGCGTGGGGGCCGACGCCTACGTGGCCAAATTTGTCGCAGAAGACCTGGCTGACACGATCCGGTCCGTGCTGCCCCGCTGA
- a CDS encoding DUF6691 family protein — protein sequence MNGERMSLSRFLAVLLAGALFGFGLALSTMVRPEVVLGFLRLEDFGLVLVMGGAVVVTLLAYKLAPRLLSRPLLGGQFGTHPSAWNRDTALGAALFGVGWGLCGVCPGPAIAGLGTGNWTLLWALGGIALGALVQGLRARY from the coding sequence ATGAACGGCGAACGCATGTCCTTGTCCCGCTTTCTGGCCGTTCTGCTGGCCGGTGCACTGTTTGGCTTTGGCCTGGCGCTCTCCACCATGGTGCGGCCAGAGGTGGTACTGGGTTTTCTGCGCCTTGAAGACTTTGGCCTGGTGCTGGTGATGGGCGGCGCCGTGGTGGTGACGCTGCTGGCCTACAAACTGGCACCACGCCTGCTGTCGCGCCCGCTGCTGGGCGGGCAGTTTGGCACCCACCCCAGCGCCTGGAACCGCGACACAGCCCTGGGCGCTGCGCTGTTTGGTGTGGGCTGGGGATTGTGCGGCGTGTGCCCTGGCCCGGCCATTGCAGGATTGGGCACGGGCAACTGGACCTTGTTGTGGGCGCTGGGCGGCATTGCCCTGGGGGCGCTGGTACAGGGCCTGCGTGCGCGTTATTGA